One genomic window of Panicum hallii strain FIL2 chromosome 6, PHallii_v3.1, whole genome shotgun sequence includes the following:
- the LOC112898605 gene encoding uncharacterized protein LOC112898605: protein MRVGGGKHHGRYWLADGAIDSSSTPSLSQIRARSTSASPVIRPRQDTSQYRIQALQAQLEEERRLRVENEQRMRDMFAYMQTLGAAAGVSPPPSLFASPLRPPAEFSTPNQSAASNSPYVSPTQPGWRPS, encoded by the exons ATGAGGGTTGGAGGAGGTAAGCATCATGGGCGGTATTGGCTTGCCGACGGCGCAATtgactcgtcctctactcctagTCTATCTCAGATTAGAGCAAGAAGCACGAGTGCGAGCCCAGTCATACGACCTCGGCAGGACACTTCACAGTACCGCATACAGGCACTTCAG GCCCAattagaagaagagaggaggctacgTGTGGAGAACGAGCAGAGGATGAGGGACATGTTTGCCTACATGCAGACTCTTGGCGCCGCAGCGGGTGTATCTCCACCACCTTCGTTGTTCGCTTCACCTCTGCGGCCTCCTGCTGAGTTTTCTACTCCT AATCAATCGGCGGCCTCAAACTCCCCTTATGTTTCTCCAACTCAGCCGGGTTGGCGTCCTTCATGA
- the LOC112898002 gene encoding polyphenol oxidase I, chloroplastic-like, with protein sequence MNGCMASACATSTPLVPAGAPAAAPPPACPSKNTTTSCRRRRAVSCKAAAGGDDGRLWLPRRDVLSALTGVAAGLAGYQGLASAAGEDKCPRGDKVTDKLVQCTDPNTNFPCPPPTPRPVVDFRPESRVRRVRRPVHLLDREYQEKYREAIAKMRALPASHPLSFAAQAAIHQAYCDGHYRYDPAAKNRPFDVHFSWIFAPWHRMYIYFYERALGQLIGDDTFALPYWNWDAPAGMVVPPLFRDSFDNPLGNRYREQRRLDKLVDLDLGFLDPGATLIPFNGPHDKKYEEAVNKNLCTVYQQQIRGGKGARCFLGERFCSNIEDADEGCQGTLERMAHTAMHAWVGRTPPEGAPCNADTGGVMGHDGNYHCENDMGFLGSAGQDPLFYSHHANVDRMWHLWSTKLGGEGFKDPEWLDASFVFYDDVANPRPVRIKFRDVLDTRNLGYTYDAESEADLPWLRCRLTSLVPHGKGSAPRPAPRKAGPTFPVTLRRSRVVEVPAVPVPAKQPGQQRVLVIRGIEYDPSAQNKFDVAINVPADQALKVGPENYEYAGSFAVVPSSKAGGGTLQGKLALPIDEVLADIEADGDSAVDVVIVPRTGGEIKLKLCPTIQNQNF encoded by the exons ATGAACGGCTGCATGGCGAGCGCCTGCGCCACCTCCACCCCCCTCGTCCCGGCGGgggctccggccgccgcgccgccccctgcaTGCCCGTCCAAGAACACCACCACCagctgccgccggcgccgcgccgtgTCGTGcaaggccgcggccggcggcgacgacggccgCCTCTGGCTCCCCCGCCGGGACGTGCTCTCCGCCCTGACCGGCGTCGCCGCCGGCCTCGCCGGGTACCAGGGCCTCGCGTCCGCCGCCGGGGAGGACAAGTGCCCCAGGGGCGACAAGGTCACCGACAAGCTGGTGCAGTGCACGGACCCGAACACGAACTTCCCGTGCCCGCCCCCGACGCCGAGGCCCGTCGTCGACTTCAGGCCGGAGAGCAGGGTGCGGCGCGTCCGCCGGCCCGTGCACCTCCTCGACCGGGAGTACCAGGAGAAGTACCGGGAGGCCATCGCCAAAATGCGGGCGCTGCCGGCGTCGCACCCGCTAAGCttcgcggcgcaggcggcgatCCACCAGGCCTACTGCGACGGGCACTACCGGTACGACCCGGCGGCGAAGAACCGGCCCTTCGACGTGCACTTCTCGTGGATCTTCGCGCCGTGGCACCGCATGTACATCTACTTCTACGAGCGCGCGCTCGGGCAGCTCATCGGCGACGACACCTTCGCGCTGCCCTACTGGAACTGGGACGCGCCGGCGGGTATGGTGGTGCCGCCGCTCTTCAGGGACTCCTTCGACAACCCGCTGGGCAACCGGTACCGCGAGCAGCGGCGCCTCGACAAGCTGGTCGACCTCGACCTCGGCTTCCTCGACCCAGGGGCCACGCTCATCCCTTTCAACGGGCCACATGACAAGAAATACGAGGAAGCCGTCAACAAAAACCTCTGCACCGTCTACCAGCAG CAAATTCGGGGCGGCAAGGGCGCGCGGTGTTTCCTCGGCGAGAGGTTCTGCAGCAACATCGAGGACGCGGACGAAGGGTGCCAGGGCACGCTGGAGCGGATGGCGCACACCGCCATGCACGCCTGGGTCGGCCGGACGCCGCCGGAGGGCGCCCCATGCAACGCCGACACCGGCGGCGTCATGGGGCACGACGGCAACTACCACTGCGAAAACGACATGGGTTTCCTCGGCTCGGCGGGGCAGGACCCGCTCTTCTACTCGCACCACGCCAACGTCGACCGCATGTGGCACCTCTGGTCCACCAAGCTCGGCGGCGAGGGCTTCAAGGACCCGGAGTGGCTGGACGCCAGCTTCGTCTTCTACGACGACGTCGCGAACCCGCGGCCGGTGCGCATCAAGTTCCGCGACGTGCTCGACACGCGCAACCTCGGTTACACGTACGACGCCGAGTCGGAGGCGGACCTGCCGTGGCTGAGGTGCAGGCTCACCTCGCTGGTGCCCCACGGCAAGGGCAGCGCCCCGCGGCCGGCGCCAAGGAAGGCGGGGCCGACGTTCCCGGTGACCTTGAGGAGGAGCCGGGTCGTGGAGGTGCCGGCGGTGCCAGTGCCGGCGAAGCAGCCGGGGCAGCAGCGGGTGCTGGTGATCCGAGGCATCGAGTACGACCCCAGCGCGCAGAACAAGTTCGACGTGGCCATCAACGTGCCCGCGGACCAGGCCCTCAAGGTGGGGCCGGAGAACTACGAGTACGCCGGCAGCTTCGCCGTCGTgccgagctccaaggccggtGGCGGCACGCTCCAGGGGAAGCTTGCTCTCCCCATCGACGAGGTGCTGGCCGACATCGAGGCCGACGGGGATAGCGCCGTCGACGTCGTGATCGTGCCGCGCACGGGAGGAGAGATCAAGCTCAAGCTTTGCCCGACGATCCAGAACCAGAACTTCTAG
- the LOC112897829 gene encoding polyphenol oxidase I, chloroplastic-like produces the protein MNGAMANACARSSPPVPAAAPAASTKSPACPSKKTTCPRRTVWCRAAGRRDDDGLLWLPRRDVLTSLGGVAAGLVGYPGLASGALEANPVESCRRGDKVNDKLVECTDPNREYPCPPPSPVRAVDFKPEGAVRRVRQPAHLLSREYQEKYKEAIAKMKALPASHPLSFAAQAAIHQAYCDGHYRYDPTEKNRPFDVHFSWIFAPWHRMYIYFYEKALGQLIGDDTFALPYWNWDAPAGMVIPPLFRDSFANPLYDRNREQPRLDKLVDLDFLNAPDDAPLIPFNGPKDDKYEQLVTKNLCTIYQQQIRGGRGARAFLGEKLCSDTDFRLKEINERSKRRQGGQRAKRDKTKSQGSLERMAHTALHVWVGRSGPPEGKTCTADTGGVLGHDGAFNCNNDMGFLGSSGRDPLFYSHHANVDRLWHIWSTKLGGEGFKDPEWLDASFVFYDDVANPRPVRIKFRDVLDTRNLGYTYDAESEKDLPWLTCKLNPLVPHGKDSPPRPSPRKMLVYPLSLAKGEVVEVAAVAVPPRQPGQQRVLVIQGIEYDPKAENKFDVAINVPGDQALQVGPENSEYAGSFAVVPSSKAGGGTLEGRITLFIDDVLDDVMGDGDTTVDVVLVPRTDEEIKVFLPPTIQNQ, from the exons ATGAACGGCGCCATGGCGAACGCCTGCGCCAGGTCGAGCCCCCCCGTCCCGGCGGCGGCTCCCGCCGCCTCGACCAAGTCCCCTGCATGCCCGTCCAAGAAGACCACCTGCCCCCGCCGCACTGTGTGGTGCCGGGCCGCCGGCCGGCGCGACGACGACGGTCTCCTCTGGCTGCCCCGCCGGGACGTGCTCACCAGCCTGGGCGGCGTCGCCGCCGGCCTCGTCGGGTACCCGGGCCTCGCGTCCGGCGCCCTGGAGGCGAACCCCGTGGAGAGCTGCCGCCGGGGCGACAAGGTAAACGACAAGCTGGTGGAGTGCACGGACCCCAACAGGGAGTACCCGtgcccgccgccgtcgccggtcCGGGCCGTCGACTTCAAGCCCGAGGGCGCGGTGAGGCGCGTCCGGCAGCCGGCGCACCTCCTGAGCCGGGAGTACCAGGAGAAGTACAAGGAGGCCATCGCCAAGATGAAGGCGCTGCCGGCGTCGCACCCGCTGAGCttcgcggcgcaggcggcgatCCACCAGGCCTACTGCGACGGGCACTACCGGTACGACCCGACGGAGAAGAACCGCCCCTTCGACGTGCACTTCTCCTGGATCTTCGCGCCGTGGCACCGCATGTACATCTACTTCTACGAGAAAGCCCTCGGGCAGCTCATCGGCGACGACACCTTCGCGCTGCCCTACTGGAACTGGGACGCGCCGGCCGGCATGGTGATCCCGCCGCTCTTCAGGGACTCCTTCGCCAACCCGCTCTACGACCGCAACCGCGAGCAGCCGCGCCTCGACAAGCTCGTCGACCTTGACTTCCTCAACGCCCCCGACGACGCGCCGCTCATCCCTTTCAACGGCCCCAAGGACGACAAGTACGAGCAACTTGTTACCAAAAACCTCTGCACCATATACCAGCag CAAATCCGgggcggcaggggcgcgcgggcgttCCTCGGCGAGAAGCTCTGCAGCGACACCGACTTCCGGCTGAAGGAGATCAACGAGCGTTCCAAGAGGAGGCAAGGCGGGCAGCGGGCGAAGCGAGACAAGACCAAGAGCCAGGGCTCGCTGGAGCGGATGGCGCACACGGCCCTGCACGTCTGGGTCGGCCGCTCCGGCCCGCCGGAGGGGAAGACGTGCACCGCCGACACCGGCGGCGTCCTGGGGCACGACGGCGCCTTCAACTGCAACAACGACATGGGGTTCCTCGGCTCGTCGGGGCGGGACCCGCTCTTCTACTCGCACCACGCCAACGTGGACCGCCTCTGGCACATCTGGTCCACCAAGCTCGGCGGCGAGGGCTTCAAGGACCCGGAGTGGCTGGACGCCAGCTTCGTCTTCTACGACGACGTCGCGAACCCGCGGCCGGTGCGCATCAAGTTCCGCGACGTGCTCGACACGCGCAACCTCGGTTACACGTACGACGCCGAGTCGGAGAAGGACCTGCCGTGGCTGACCTGCAAGCTGAACCCGCTGGTGCCCCACGGCAAGGACAGCCCCCCTCGGCCGTCGCCGAGGAAGATGCTGGTGTACCCGCTGTCCCTGGCCAAGGGCGAGGTCGTGGAGGTGGCCGCCGTGGCCGTGCCGCCCAGGCAGCCGGGGCAGCAGCGAGTGCTGGTGATCCAGGGCATCGAGTACGACCCCAAGGCGGAGAACAAGTTCGACGTGGCCATCAACGTGCCCGGGGACCAGGCCCTCCAGGTGGGGCCGGAGAACAGCGAGTACGCCGGCAGCTTCGCCGTCGTgccgagctccaaggccggcggcggcacgcTGGAGGGGAGGATCACGCTCTTCATCGACGACGTGCTGGACGACGTCATGGGCGACGGCGACACCACCGTCGACGTCGTGCTCGTGCCGCGCacggatgaggagatcaaggtcTTCCTTCCCCCGACGATCCAGAACCAGTAG
- the LOC112896902 gene encoding uncharacterized protein LOC112896902, with protein sequence MDVETIVDEEEEDEMVGGGLRSVRCRGRRRRGTTQVPPQEVEEEEAQVGQQNDTEEEVHVAQEEEEEEAQEDEEAQQTASGCGASGSSSVYLRGPASLPRRPIPRERRPLIRPEGEKSWTIVQSAGAAHKRSVNGILGLLCREHFPGLVEHAGVTELAYTFDHYAAAPDAEDRDGRVFNNKAERVKQELWM encoded by the exons ATGGATGTTGAAACGAttgttgatgaggaggaggaggatgag atggtaGGCGGTGGGTTGAGGAGCGTTAG gtgcagggggaggaggaggagggggacgacacAGGTGCCCCcgcaggaggtggaggaggaggaggcgcaggtgGGGCAGCAAAATGatacggaggaggaggtgcatgtggcgcaggaggaggaggaggaggaggcgcaggaggacgaggaggcgcAACAGACCGCCTCTGGTTGCGGTGCCTCTGGTTCGTCGAGCGTCTACTTGCGAG GTCCCGCCAGTCTCCCTAGGCGACCGATACCTCGTGAGAGACGCCCTTTGATTCGACCCGAAGGGGAAAA GTCCTGGACGATTGTGCAGAGTGCAGGTGCCGCTCACAAACGCTCCGTCAATGGCATCCTCGGTCTTCTGTGCAGGGAACACTTTCCTGGCCTGGTTGAGCACGCTGGAGTGACGGAACTGGCCTATACGTTCGACCactacgccgccgcccccgatgCTGAAGATCGGGATGGCAGGGTATTCAACAACAAGGCGGAGCGGGTGAAACAGGAGTTGTGG atgtGA